One Sinorhizobium arboris LMG 14919 genomic region harbors:
- a CDS encoding ferredoxin family protein: protein MTTSLVRIEDKLYQNRYLVDTGRPHIKVRQHQSPSSNLLALTLVCPANCYEVNEDGEVEITADGCMECGTCRVLCEESGDIDWSYPRGGFGVLFKFG, encoded by the coding sequence ATGACAACTTCACTCGTTCGCATCGAGGACAAGCTTTACCAGAACCGCTACCTGGTGGACACAGGGCGTCCGCACATCAAGGTGCGGCAGCATCAGTCTCCGAGCTCAAACCTGCTCGCGCTGACCCTTGTCTGCCCAGCGAATTGCTATGAGGTGAATGAAGACGGCGAAGTAGAGATTACTGCTGACGGATGCATGGAGTGCGGTACATGTAGAGTCCTGTGCGAAGAGAGCGGTGACATTGATTGGAGCTATCCGCGAGGTGGATTTGGTGTGCTCTTCAAATTTGGCTGA
- the nifA gene encoding nif-specific transcriptional activator NifA, whose product MDKRDLGTSGLYRISKALITSASLEIKLANVMNTLPALLPMRRGAIVALNADGELETTATFGFEQASSGARYLPAKAAIDRIVAKGSPLAFPDACKSDLFQDELQSLLSGTGQVTFIGVPMKVNQETLGTLWIDRANDGGTLEKEVRFLSLVANLVAQAIQLDRHQSRDDQPIMDEEGARKKNSGDRELPEPARQRPAKIDWIVGESPALKEVVEIVGVVARTNSAVLLRGESGTGKEFFARAIHELSPRRKKPFVKLNCAALSGSVLESELFGHEKGSFTGAISQRAGRFELADGGTLLLDEIGEISPAFQAKLLRVLQEGELERVGGTKTLKVDVRLICATNKNLETAVADGEFRADLYYRINVVPIFLPPLRERKGDIPRLARVFLDQFNKENNRDLTFSPAALDLLSKCYFPGNVRELENCVRRTATLARSRTIEPSDFSCQNGQCVSSMLWTGANRPHDGHTFNGLAMSRSLSVESPVSLGYSNGPDGLAATPHITDRELLISAMEKAGWVQAKAARILGLTPRQVGYALRRHRIPVKKI is encoded by the coding sequence ATGGACAAACGGGATTTGGGGACCAGCGGTCTCTACCGGATCTCGAAGGCCTTGATCACTTCAGCCAGCCTTGAGATCAAGCTTGCCAATGTGATGAACACCCTCCCCGCACTTCTGCCAATGCGGCGCGGAGCAATTGTCGCTCTGAACGCTGATGGAGAGCTCGAAACAACTGCAACGTTTGGGTTTGAGCAGGCATCATCAGGGGCTCGCTACCTTCCGGCGAAGGCTGCAATAGACAGAATCGTCGCAAAAGGTTCGCCGCTAGCCTTCCCGGACGCTTGCAAGTCGGACCTGTTCCAGGATGAGCTTCAAAGCCTGTTGAGCGGCACTGGCCAAGTCACCTTCATTGGTGTCCCGATGAAGGTTAATCAAGAAACGCTCGGAACGTTATGGATCGACCGCGCCAACGATGGCGGGACTCTTGAAAAAGAGGTGCGTTTCCTGTCCCTGGTCGCCAACCTTGTCGCGCAGGCGATTCAACTGGATCGCCACCAGAGCCGCGATGATCAGCCCATCATGGACGAGGAAGGAGCACGCAAGAAGAATTCAGGCGACAGGGAACTTCCCGAACCTGCGCGACAGCGGCCAGCAAAAATCGATTGGATTGTCGGGGAAAGCCCTGCGCTAAAGGAGGTGGTTGAAATTGTCGGAGTCGTTGCAAGAACCAATTCTGCGGTGCTTCTCAGGGGCGAAAGCGGCACTGGCAAGGAATTCTTTGCAAGAGCGATCCATGAGCTTTCACCTCGCAGAAAGAAGCCCTTCGTGAAGTTGAACTGCGCTGCACTGTCTGGAAGCGTCCTGGAATCGGAACTGTTTGGACATGAAAAGGGCTCCTTTACAGGAGCCATCTCTCAGCGCGCAGGCCGTTTCGAACTGGCGGATGGCGGAACGTTGCTGCTTGATGAGATCGGCGAGATTTCGCCGGCCTTTCAAGCGAAACTGTTGCGCGTCTTGCAGGAAGGTGAGCTCGAGCGGGTCGGCGGCACAAAAACGCTCAAAGTGGATGTTCGACTCATATGCGCCACCAACAAAAACCTGGAGACGGCAGTCGCGGATGGGGAATTCAGGGCCGACCTTTATTACCGAATCAATGTGGTGCCCATATTTTTGCCGCCTCTCCGGGAGCGAAAGGGGGATATTCCACGCCTTGCTAGGGTTTTCCTCGACCAATTCAACAAGGAAAACAATCGCGATCTCACTTTCTCGCCGGCTGCACTCGATCTTTTGTCAAAGTGCTACTTTCCCGGGAACGTCCGAGAGCTCGAAAACTGCGTCCGCAGGACCGCCACTCTCGCGCGCTCGAGGACAATCGAGCCATCAGATTTCTCCTGCCAGAATGGTCAGTGCGTATCTTCAATGCTCTGGACGGGCGCCAACCGTCCGCATGACGGGCATACGTTCAATGGGCTGGCCATGAGTAGAAGTTTGTCGGTCGAATCGCCGGTCAGCCTCGGTTACTCCAACGGTCCTGACGGCTTAGCGGCGACACCACACATAACGGACCGCGAGCTGCTAATCAGTGCGATGGAGAAGGCCGGCTGGGTTCAGGCGAAGGCAGCTCGGATCCTCGGCCTCACACCGCGGCAAGTCGGCTATGCTTTGCGCCGGCATCGTATACCGGTGAAGAAAATCTAA